In Flavobacterium gelatinilyticum, a genomic segment contains:
- a CDS encoding chloride channel protein produces the protein MIKKLFRKLESIIAFSQSILTPKQFIFLSSVLVGISCAIAVIVLKTFAHSVFSFATYINGILKLSFINSILPIIGIVLTVFVVKRVLNGSIEKGTSQILYAVAKKASIIPKKQMYAQIVTSSLTVGLGGSAGLESPIVITGAAFGSNYAQNYKLAYKDRTLLIGCGVAAGIAAAFNAPIAGVLFAIEVLLVDVSISAFTPIMISAATGALVSAILLDETILLSFKKMEAFDYHNIPFYVILGVLTGLTAIYYSRNFQKVEHYFAKQQIGPYKKALIGSSLLALLIFVFPTLFGEGYESIKTLSENDPGQLLDNTLFADFRNSQWVLLLFVGATMMVKVFASGLTLGSGGNGGNFAPSLFLGSYLGYFFSKLISLTGLSHLPITNFTMVGMAGILSGLFHAPLTAIFLIAEITGGYGLMIPLMIVSSISFAISKRYEKYSLDVKNLAKKGHAFTSNKDSNILSTLDIDTIIQCDYLTVNPEENLSKLVDLISHSNQVVFAVVNEEKELLGVVHFNDIREIIFNAYRVKYTLIKDVMKTPAATISSFDSMEIVMSKFEKSKSAFLPVLRNEKYFGFISKSIALEAYRMKLRSMTIE, from the coding sequence ATGATAAAAAAGCTTTTTCGAAAATTGGAAAGTATTATTGCTTTTTCGCAATCTATACTAACTCCTAAGCAGTTTATATTTTTATCAAGTGTGCTGGTGGGAATTTCGTGTGCGATTGCAGTAATTGTCTTAAAAACTTTTGCCCATAGTGTTTTTTCTTTTGCTACATACATCAACGGAATTTTAAAACTGAGTTTCATTAACAGTATCCTTCCTATTATAGGAATTGTACTGACTGTTTTTGTGGTTAAAAGGGTTTTAAACGGAAGCATTGAAAAAGGAACTTCGCAGATTTTGTATGCGGTTGCCAAAAAAGCCAGCATCATCCCGAAAAAACAAATGTATGCCCAGATTGTAACAAGTTCCCTTACGGTTGGTTTGGGAGGTTCTGCCGGACTAGAAAGTCCTATTGTAATTACCGGAGCTGCATTTGGTTCTAATTATGCCCAAAATTATAAATTAGCCTATAAAGACCGTACTTTACTTATTGGATGCGGGGTTGCTGCCGGAATTGCCGCTGCTTTTAACGCTCCTATTGCCGGTGTTCTTTTTGCTATCGAAGTTTTATTGGTAGATGTGAGCATTTCTGCCTTTACCCCTATAATGATTTCGGCCGCCACAGGCGCTTTGGTTTCGGCAATTCTTCTGGATGAAACGATACTTTTATCCTTTAAAAAAATGGAAGCTTTTGATTATCATAACATTCCGTTTTATGTAATTTTAGGAGTATTAACAGGCCTTACAGCTATATATTATTCTCGTAATTTCCAAAAAGTAGAGCATTATTTCGCTAAACAGCAGATTGGTCCGTATAAAAAAGCTTTAATAGGTTCTTCCCTTCTGGCTTTACTGATTTTTGTATTCCCAACTTTATTTGGTGAGGGATACGAAAGTATTAAAACCTTATCTGAAAATGATCCGGGACAGTTATTAGATAATACTTTATTTGCCGATTTTAGAAACAGTCAATGGGTGCTTCTTTTATTTGTTGGCGCTACGATGATGGTAAAAGTATTTGCTTCGGGACTTACACTTGGAAGCGGCGGAAACGGAGGAAACTTCGCCCCTTCTCTGTTTTTAGGCTCGTATTTAGGTTATTTTTTCTCAAAATTAATCAGCTTAACGGGTTTATCCCATCTTCCTATAACGAACTTTACGATGGTAGGAATGGCAGGAATTCTAAGCGGTTTATTTCATGCACCGCTCACCGCGATATTCCTTATTGCAGAAATTACCGGAGGGTATGGTTTGATGATTCCGCTTATGATTGTTTCTTCTATCAGCTTTGCGATTTCAAAACGATATGAAAAATATTCGCTTGATGTAAAAAATCTGGCCAAAAAAGGTCATGCTTTTACCAGCAATAAAGATTCAAATATTTTATCAACTTTAGACATTGACACAATTATTCAGTGTGATTATCTAACAGTAAATCCCGAAGAAAATTTAAGCAAACTCGTAGATCTTATCTCACATTCTAATCAGGTGGTATTTGCGGTTGTAAATGAAGAAAAAGAGTTACTGGGTGTAGTTCATTTTAATGATATTCGCGAAATTATTTTCAATGCCTACCGCGTAAAATATACACTGATAAAAGATGTCATGAAAACTCCTGCTGCTACAATTTCATCTTTTGACAGCATGGAAATCGTAATGAGCAAATTCGAAAAATCAAAATCGGCCTTTCTCCCTGTACTGCGTAATGAAAAATACTTTGGCTTTATTTCAAAATCAATTGCACTCGAAGCTTATCGAATGAAACTGCGATCCATGACAATTGAGTAA